The sequence ACGAACGTCGGGGCGGCTCGGGCGAGTCGCTCAACGCCGTCGTCGACTCCCTGCGTGAGGCGTCACCGTCCGCGGCGGTACGAGCAGAACTTGATGATCTGCTCATCCGTGCCGGCTACCTCTCCGAACACCGGCACCTTTACGACGAGCTCCGCTACACCGTCCGGGGAACGGACTTCTGGCACGTCACCGACGACTTCCCGCGCATCACGGAGGCTGACCTACGGCCAGGGGTCGGGGGCTGCCGCTACCGAATCAGCACTGTCGGACTGGACCAGTACGGTGTCTCCGCCCAGCGGGTCGCCAGCATTGTCAAGGGGGAGGCATGAGCCAGACCAGCCTGTCGGCCTACGCGCAGGAGCTCGTTGCCGATGTGCTCGCCACGGCCGAGGCGGAGAACGCCACCGCTCCGGACACCTTCACCCGCCGGGTGCTGGATGAGTTGGAGCAGGCCGGTGAGGTGGAGAACACCTTCACCGCGTACCACAAGGCCCTCGGTCTTGAGGTCAACGGCTACGGGATGAACGAGTCCCTCGGGACCCTGGATCTGTTCATCACCCAGTTCAGCCTCCAGCCAGAGGAAGGCCGTCTCACCCGGAGCCAGGCCGAAGGGCACTTCAAGCGGCTGCTGACCTTTGTCCGCAAGTGCCGTGATGGCTTGGCCAAAGACATTGACGAATCGTCTGACGTGCATGACATGTGCGTCGCGGTCCAGAAGGCTCTGCCCGACGCTCCGCGGATCCGACTGTTCCTCCTGACGGACACCGTCAGCGGAGTCTCGACGCTGCCACCCGGCGAGCTGGACGGTCTCACCGTCACTCACGAGGTCTGGGACCTCACCCGGCTTCACCGCCTGGCCTCCTCGGGCACGCTCAGCGAGCCGATCGCGGTGGAGTTCAATCCACCGCTACCCTGCCTCGCCACGCCCGAGACCGACCGCAACTATTCCGTCTTCCTGGCGATCATCCCCGGACAGGACCTCGCTGACCTCTACGGTCGGCACGGCACACGGTTGCTTGAGCTGAATGTCCGGTCGTTCCTGCAGACCAAGGGTGGGGTCAACAAGGGCATTCGCGACACCCTTCTGCACAACCCGGACCGTTTTCTGGCCTACAACAACGGCATCACTGCCACTGCTTCGACCGTCGAGTTCACCGAACTGCCCGAGGGCGGCCAGGCGATCAGCAAGATCCACGATCTGCAGATCGTCAACGGCGGTCAGACCACCGCCTCGATCCACTACGCGCACACGCGCGACAAGGCGGATCTCAGCCGGGTCCACGTACAGATGAAGCTGACCCGGGTCTCCCCCGACCGCCTGCAGGAGATCGTCCCAGAGATCTCCAAGTACTCGAACACCCAGAACAAGGTCACGGTCGTCGACTTCAGCTCCAACCACCCATTCCATGTAGCCCTCGAGCAGGTAACGCGATCGCTCTGGGCGCCAGCAGCGGACGGAAGCGGGCAGGAGACGAAGTGGTTCTACGAGCGCGCCCGAGGGCAGTACACCGACGCCCTGGCCCGCGAACGTACCCCCGCGAACCAGCGCAAGTTCAAGAGCCTGCATCCGACCGGTCAGAAGTTCACCAAGGCTGACGCGGCCAAGTTCATCCACTCCTGGGCCGGACTTCCATACCTGGTGAGCCGAGGGGCGGAGAAGAACTTCCGCGAGCTCATGATGCGAATGGGCGACAATGCCCCGGAAGTGAACAAGAGCTACGCGCAACGTCTGCTCGCCAAGGCGATTCTGTTCAAGGCCACTGACAAGATCGTTGCGGCGAGGGACTTCGGAGGCTACAAGATCAACATTACCTCCTACTCGATCGCCCGGCTCGCGGAGGCCACCAACCGCCGGGTGGACCTGGACCGCATCTGGCGGGAGCAAGGACTGTCGCCTGCGCTCGCCGCTGCTCTCGACGACCTGTGCGCGCCCGTCCGCGAGGTGATCGTCAACCCGCTCAGAGGAGGCGCCAACATCGGCGAGTGGGCGAAGCGCCCGGACTGCTGGGAGGCGGTGCTCGCCATCCCATGGACGGTCCCTGATGAGCTGGCGGCGGAACTGGCTGATCAGCCTGTTGAGGACAGCGCCCCAACAGCGTCGGATGACGGTACCGAGGGCGATGTCGCCACCGTGATGGCGGTTCCGGCGCCCGAGTGGTTCGCCTTGGCACGGTGGGCGAAGGAGACCAGGAACCTGCACCCCTGGCAGCGACAGCTGGCCGACACCGTGGGTCGGTATGTCAACAACAGCTGGACGGTCACTGACAAGCAGGCGGCCCAGGCGCTGCGGCTGATGGCCGAGGCCCAGCGGCTCGGGTTCAGGCCGGCGTCCTGACCGTCCCACCGTCATCGATCAATCATGAGAGGACCACTGTGACCAGCGCAGGATTCGGGGATCTGCCTCCCGAGGCGTACCATGACGCGCCCTGGATCCAGGTGCTGCCCTGGCTCGCGCCGTACACGCCTGCAACGGCGCGGGAGCTCACCGAGCTCACCCCGTCGCCGGACTGGTGGCTAACGGAATCGCCTGCAGTCACGACGATGACGGCTGAGCATGAGGACCTCTGCCGTCATCTCGCCAGGTTGTTTCTTGTCAGGCATTCCGAGGCCACCTTCGGCGGGAGCTTCCCGACAGTTCCCCGCCGACTGCCGCTGTCCACTCTCGCTACCGGCGCACGAGCCCGGACTGCTTTCCAGAGACTCCAGGTACAGACGGTCGGCGAACTGGAAGCGCTGTCGGTCAGGAGCCTCTATGACGTCCGAGGTACCGGTCAGGGCACGGTCGAGGATGTCGTCACCGCCCTGGTGTCCGCGGCCATCGTCCGGTCAGGCGACCAAGGCGATGCTGACATGGTCGAAGGCGAGGTCCTGTCGGAGACAGCGCCAGCGACGGCGTTACCGCCAGCCCATACCCAGTTGCTCGAGGATTTGGCGCAGTTGGCCAGCTGGCGCCACATCCGGAGACGCGGAGATCAGCCCCTGCTGAGGGTAGTCATTGAGAACGGGGCACCTGAGCAGGTCCAGGAGCTGGCTCTGCGGCTCAACTCTCTGACGGCCGCAGACATCTCCAGCACCATCGGTAACCCTGACCCGGTCCTGGAGTTCACCGCCCTCCTGTCCGAGCTTGATGAGCGTCAGCTGCGGATCCTGCGTGACCGCTTCCTGGGCACAACGCCCAGGAAGCTGGCTGATCTCGCGACTGAGTTCGACGTCTCCCGTGAGCGGGTCCGCCAGATCGAGGCCAAGCTGAAGGAGCTGCTGGCACGGACCTTCCATTTCGGCACGAGCATCGGCAACCTCCTCGCCAGTCTGCGAGTGGAAATTCAGCCGGTGGCTGCCCTGGACCGGCTGATCACCCTGCACCCCGACCTCGCCCGCGATGTACCCGGCGTTGATGTCCCCCTCTGGCTGGTCCTGGACCGCCTCGATGACTACTTCGAGGTAACGGACGGCTGGGCCGCCGCTCCCGACGTCAGTTCAGCTCGCGAGCAGACCCGGACGCTACTGGAGGACTTCGCCAGCGAACACGGTGTGGTCGACCTCGAGGCAGTCACCGCGGCCACGTCCCTGCCAAAGAACGAGCTGCTCGCCTGGTTGAGCTGGTGCGGCTATGTGCTGCACAACAACCAGATTCTGACCCGCACCCGCTCGCTCAACGATCACGCTGCGGGGTTGCTGGCGGCGACGGGTGAGCCGCTCCACATCGATCAGCTGCAGGCGCAGATGGGCCGGGACAACAGCATCCGCAGCCTGGCCAACCAGCTGGCCGACGACGAGCGCTTCGTGAGGACGGACAGGGCCACCTGGGGACTCGCCAGCTGGGAGGTCGAGGAGTACACGTCGATTCGACAGCAGATCGGCCTTGAACTCGCCGCTGCCGGCGGACAAGTCGCAATCGGTCAGCTCGTGGAGTCGATCACCAGTCGGTTCGACGTGTCGCCGAGCAGCGTCCAGGCTTATGCAGGCAACGGCGATTACGAGA comes from Micromonospora purpureochromogenes and encodes:
- a CDS encoding sigma factor-like helix-turn-helix DNA-binding protein — encoded protein: MTSAGFGDLPPEAYHDAPWIQVLPWLAPYTPATARELTELTPSPDWWLTESPAVTTMTAEHEDLCRHLARLFLVRHSEATFGGSFPTVPRRLPLSTLATGARARTAFQRLQVQTVGELEALSVRSLYDVRGTGQGTVEDVVTALVSAAIVRSGDQGDADMVEGEVLSETAPATALPPAHTQLLEDLAQLASWRHIRRRGDQPLLRVVIENGAPEQVQELALRLNSLTAADISSTIGNPDPVLEFTALLSELDERQLRILRDRFLGTTPRKLADLATEFDVSRERVRQIEAKLKELLARTFHFGTSIGNLLASLRVEIQPVAALDRLITLHPDLARDVPGVDVPLWLVLDRLDDYFEVTDGWAAAPDVSSAREQTRTLLEDFASEHGVVDLEAVTAATSLPKNELLAWLSWCGYVLHNNQILTRTRSLNDHAAGLLAATGEPLHIDQLQAQMGRDNSIRSLANQLADDERFVRTDRATWGLASWEVEEYTSIRQQIGLELAAAGGQVAIGQLVESITSRFDVSPSSVQAYAGNGDYEIVQGLVRRRESPAAPRKAPTATRRLFRHDDVWKLRITITRDHLRGSGFPVPSGLANLVGCAQGEVVELESDLGTQSVRWTGLQPASGTIKRFLDQLEAREGQNAFLEFAPYGRFSVSLQAPVGPEAGPLEQALALIGAKETGDPEAATASLATTVDLPPDAKPRRILAAYRQRGDDDIAGLLERVWTRPRHQWANQSPAAQPTSKSTAEPSGPGGADRADGSEFDTGRNELGSEGTDSEEPIDAEAGPGDQQESSDNGWVPVPPGYRSVGWVRPHEAEAAVLAYQLHADVPVHDGIAITGWARYVDDNSGDASKFRANVMLARSRAQGERIVCWIREHEAFGITQAAAEERSLPVLGPGDVTSGLVQYFEAGSEAAERYRSTTRLLRGHSGGAA
- a CDS encoding AIPR family protein, yielding MSQTSLSAYAQELVADVLATAEAENATAPDTFTRRVLDELEQAGEVENTFTAYHKALGLEVNGYGMNESLGTLDLFITQFSLQPEEGRLTRSQAEGHFKRLLTFVRKCRDGLAKDIDESSDVHDMCVAVQKALPDAPRIRLFLLTDTVSGVSTLPPGELDGLTVTHEVWDLTRLHRLASSGTLSEPIAVEFNPPLPCLATPETDRNYSVFLAIIPGQDLADLYGRHGTRLLELNVRSFLQTKGGVNKGIRDTLLHNPDRFLAYNNGITATASTVEFTELPEGGQAISKIHDLQIVNGGQTTASIHYAHTRDKADLSRVHVQMKLTRVSPDRLQEIVPEISKYSNTQNKVTVVDFSSNHPFHVALEQVTRSLWAPAADGSGQETKWFYERARGQYTDALARERTPANQRKFKSLHPTGQKFTKADAAKFIHSWAGLPYLVSRGAEKNFRELMMRMGDNAPEVNKSYAQRLLAKAILFKATDKIVAARDFGGYKINITSYSIARLAEATNRRVDLDRIWREQGLSPALAAALDDLCAPVREVIVNPLRGGANIGEWAKRPDCWEAVLAIPWTVPDELAAELADQPVEDSAPTASDDGTEGDVATVMAVPAPEWFALARWAKETRNLHPWQRQLADTVGRYVNNSWTVTDKQAAQALRLMAEAQRLGFRPAS